Genomic DNA from Nitrospirota bacterium:
CCAGCCCGTGTAACGGTTTGTCCAAGATGTGCCGTTAGCCGAGGTAAGTATTGTGCCGGATGCGTTCGTGAGAGTTCCCACAGCGACAAACTGGGTGCCTGACCAGGTGATGCCATAAAGGTAATCTGACAGGCCTGATGTGCTGGTTGTTGTCCATGAAATGCCTGCGGATACCGTCAATGTCGTGTTCCCTGATATCGAACCTGATGTTGCTTCAATTAGCGATGTGCCTGTAGTAATACCTGTTGCAAGTCCGCTTGCGTTCACGGTTGCAACGGAAGTTGTGGCAGATACCCACGTTACTGATGAGGTAATATCCTTTGATGTCCCGTCAGAGTATGTGCCCATAGCCTTGCACTGTTTGGTTGCGCCTATGACAATACCCGGGGTTAAGGGAGTTACTGCAATGGACTGAAGCGTTGGTCCTGCTACGCCTCCCCCGCCCCCTCCACTACCACCGCAAGCCGTAACAATAAGTGCTGACAGAAGTACCACAATCAATAATCCGATTTTTCCCCTCATAATGCCTCCCTTTTGTTGAGAATAGTGATAGGGCACTGCTTTGATGCGCCCAATTTATTGACAAATGATTTCATTGTATACTATGAATTCATTGTAATGTCAATCAAAATAGCTATAGTAGTTCGCATGAAGAAAGAGGTCATTATTACCGCCAGAGTTACCCCCGAAACCAAAGACATCATCCAATCTCTCGCTGACAAGGACGAGCGTACCCTTGCCTGGATGGTGCGAAAGCTTTTGCTTGAAGCATTGGATACGCGCGGACTCCTGAAAAAGCAAAAGCCGGGCAAATAATAAAACCGTGCATCCTGAGCGGCTCTAAGTATACCCGACAGGAACCGTAACCCCTCTCGATGAATGAGAGGGGTTAATGGGTATCATATCTCAGCTTACATTACCTAGGCCTTTATTCACCCTTCACAATGACAGTGTATTTTGCAAAAAACCCCAAAACACTGTTAAAACTATGATCTACAGTCATAATCTTTGTAATGCCTGCTTCTTTGGCGGCGGTTGCGATACTGCAATCTCCAACAGCTACCATTCCGAGTACTGACATACAAGAACCTCTACCTTCCTTTGTTGCACCAACATTGCTTGTTGCCGTTACCGGTGCATCAATGGCAGTAAACAGAATCCCAAAAACCGGCGCACTGACACATCCACTCATTGTGGCCAAAAATATAACTGCCAAGACACCTTTAATAATCTTCTTCAATATGCTCACCTCCTTTCTTGCTGATTTCCCAGAACGCCCAGAGGGGAATGTGTAAACTTTCATCCAAATTTCTCTTTGCGATTTACGATATAACTGTCCAAACATGAAAATTACTTAGACTACTTCATTGAATTATTAGTGTACATAGATGTTGAGATGATGCGCCTATTAACGAATAATAATGTGAGGAAATCGCTGAAGCTCTGAAGCTCAAACCGGTTCTTTATAGAGACACAATACTTTAGGAGAACACACGGATAACACACGGATTCGTAAAAAAAGTACATTAAGAGGGGAGATGGCGCTGGATGGATTAGTTCTGCTTGGAGATAGAAGTATAAAGTTCTTCTGTTTTTGAAGAAGGGGTAATATTGAGCACTGCCGCCATCCTGGCATGACACCGGCGGTAAGTGGTCGCGGCTTCGGCGTTTCTGCCGAGTTTCAGGTAAGATGCCATTATTTGTTGATAGAATTCCTCGCATACGTCATCAATCTCGAGTCCCTTCTGAAAGCATTCTATCGCTTTATTATATTGCTTTATCTCTACCCAATATTGTCCCAGGCTGCGTGTAGTCTGGATAAATTTGCTTCTCATGCGGTCCCGGAGGTATGAGGTCCATGAGAACTGAATGTCTGCCGGCAGAAAATGTCCTTGGTACATGTTAATGGTCAATTCAGAGAGACTAATGGCGGATTCCAGTTCGTTCGACTTCTTTTTGTTTGTCACTGACATTTTTTTGTCCCGAAAGCTCTTCCATGCAGCCTCCGATTTATCGAACATGAGCGCAACGTTGAAAACATCCACAAAACAATATCTGGCATCGAGGGTCAGTTTCTCGTCGTGAACTTGAATGGCTTTATCATTGCCGATTAATTTTCTCAAGCGATACAGGGCCAATTCACCCGAGCGATGCGCGGAATATCCATCAGCATCGGGCCAGAGCAGGTCATTGATCTTTGTCGAGGG
This window encodes:
- a CDS encoding TRL-like family protein, giving the protein MKKIIKGVLAVIFLATMSGCVSAPVFGILFTAIDAPVTATSNVGATKEGRGSCMSVLGMVAVGDCSIATAAKEAGITKIMTVDHSFNSVLGFFAKYTVIVKGE